In the Populus trichocarpa isolate Nisqually-1 chromosome 1, P.trichocarpa_v4.1, whole genome shotgun sequence genome, AAACCTTCAAATAGTTTCCATCAAGAGCTATTGCTAGGCTGCAGTCTGCTGTAGCATCAGTGATTTGGCCCAGTGCTTTGTATGCAGCAGCTCtattgcaaaaacaaatggCTGCAAAAGGCCGTGATTCTATTTTACGTGACAGAGCAGCACTGTAATGTTCTATAGCTTCTGAATGCTTTCCTGCTTGAAATGCTTCATTCCCTGCAGCCTGCAGCTAGCCATATTAATGCCATGAGGTAGCAGATTAAGGTACGTCAAAACACTattcagggaaaaaaaatctaacaagaATCCAATACCTTATGGCGTATGAGTTCGTGTACAGTGGCAGCTAAGAGCACTAGTGATTCTTGAGTTTCAATACCAATCCTGGACAGACTACTGGAGTAAGAATGCTGTTATCATCACTCAAACAAATGATATCGGAAATATTCAAGGCATATAAACTTACCTTGTTGCAGTAGAAGGAGGTTCCACTTGCTTCTCTAGTGAACCAATAGCCTCCTCCAGCCTTCCAAGGTGGAAGTAAGATTTGAAAATGAGGCAGCAACGCCAGATCATAAATGATGTGTCCTTTGTGAGTTCAGGACCAATATTTTCTACATGGTAATCAGCATGTAATGGAGGAGAATTCTTCTTGGCAGAGTCAAATGTATGCTCACACAGTTGAATTACATCTTCATACTTCCGCAGCTGCTGGATGACACAAAAGTTAACCAAGTTCCAACCATTGTTTTGTTGTGTATTAGAATCAAAATGGTGAAATAGTAACCACACTTATGTAGGATTTGATGTTGGGCTGGATCAGCATAGCCAGTACCAGCCCAAGTTGTGGTTTGTTGGCAACCAATGTAAATTAGCCACACACTTCTTATGAAATGAATACTAATGacatgaagaaaatgaataatGCAGCTTGCCCCAGCAAGATGGGAGTGAGGTTCACTTGCATAGAAAGAGACTAATAGGATGCGGTTCACTCAAAGTAAAGTTCAAAGGTTCAGTAAAAGAAACACAAACCATGAAAAGAGACTCTGCTttcatttcaagtaatttttcAGAGCATGAACTTATCAACAAACCCTCAGCAATTACATGTAAAGCACTCTCTGCATCATTAGGTGCTCCCCGTTTCAGAAGTTCAGCAGAATGTTGCATGCACTCAGACACTTTCTGCCAGTCAAGAAAAACAGTTAATGggcatgaaataaaaaaatcatatatggtCACTTCAAAAGACGTTAAACCAAAGTTCCTTGGCCATGTGGAGTTGTAATTCTTAACCACTCAACCATGGTTCAAGCTTTGGCAGCAACACAACAACATACAAGAGGTTCAAACATTGATGGAATCCATCAACTCAATCAATATTAAGTCATTAATTGTGCATTTCTATGCATTTCATGCCATTATATAGCTAATGACACGTTTCACAGGGACAGTCAGACCACAAACTCAATAAACTATCAATGATAAGGTTTTAtttgaacaaaagaaaagaaaagaaagattacCTGTGCCTTTTGCAACCCATCAGAGGCTTCTACAGAAATTTTTCGGTCTACACAGGCATCAATGCCGAACTGCAAGCACTTTTTGAAATATTGCACTGCACCTTCAACGTCCCCCAGAGCAAGGTAACAACTTGGAACGAAAAGGAAAATAAGCACGGCAcataaacacaagaaaaactGCATTTAGAAGGAGCTGCTATTCAACAAAATCAGAAGCTTAATAATTAGAAAAGGGAATTGGCCTGAGAATAAGTGATTAAAAGCTTAATGAGCTACCCGATAAGCAAGAAGTTAAACTTGAAATCATTTGTATATTCTGTGTTTACATCCACAAACAGCAAGATGCTAACTCAAACACACAACGAAAACATAACTTCTGTGTCAACTTAATGAACTCATATGAGAAACGGAGCATAATAAGGCAGCAATTATGAAatctaaagtaaaaataaattgaataagaaattgAACTAGAATTACATGCACGAATACATAACAATTAAATCATCCAGAAAATTTATCAGAAACAAAAGGTGGAGCTTTACTTTGCAGCTCTGACTTGCACCCTGATAAAATTGGGATCAATTGCAGCAGCCATCTTACAGTCTCCTAGTGCATCTCTCATTCTTCCAAGAGACATACGGGTAGCCGCACGGTTGCTATAGCACAACATCAATGCCCTGAGAAAGCTTACAGATGTCTCGCTTTTAGAAACACAATTTACACCTTGTGTGTAACAATCCTCAGCTTTAGACAAATCCCCATTTTTATATGCTTGGTTTcccctaaaataaaaggaaagaaaaatataagtgCAATAAAAGCTTGCAATCATACAGAATGGTTACAGAAGTACATGTAGTAGATATATAAACAAGAGAATACATtccatatcaaataattttataaaagaatgaCATGGAGTTGACTGGAATTTATCTTGCCTCAGTCGCCACTTCTCACATGCTTCTTGAGCTGCAACAGATGCAGAAACAGACCCTTGATTGATCTCCAGTCCTTTAAGCAGCTCACCATTATCACCAACCACGTGTGAAGGAGCAGATAGGCCAGCTTTCTTGCTCCGTACAGGGGACAAGGGTGAAGAAGATCCAGAAAATGGTGTAAATTGCAAAGAAGATGATGCATATGAACCTTTGGAAGTAGCACTGGAATTAAAGGAATCATTATCAGCTCTAACGAGATTGTTCTTTTTATGATGATGCTTAGGTGATACTTGTGCAGTAGAAGAGGCAGCAAAGGTGAAGCCTGAATTGACAGTATCTTCTGAACTCACAGCTGAAAAGAATTGAGTGCTGAGGTCACTATCTAGATTTGTACTTGAACTGGCTTCACTTTCTGCTGACGTAACTATAACATCATTGATAGAATCTATTTCCTCGTTTGCAGATTTCAAGCTTTCAGTTTCAGCCCCTGAAACAGAATCCTCCATATGATTTTCAGCTCCGATACCTTTATCAAAACAGTTTTCAGAATTTTCCTCTTTAGTTTCTCTACATTTCATATCCTCTTCATTTATATCCATTCTGTGTGCTGCAACAACCAGATCTTCATCTATTGCATCATTCAGAACAGTTGGTTGTGAATCAGTTGATGCATGTTGACTATCTAGTGCGAAAGACTCCTCTGATGTGACAGAAGTTTCCCTGGAATTTCTAGCATCAGACAATGTTTCCTGATATGGTGAAATATCCATTGGTGAATATGATTCGGAAGCCTCTGGAATTTCTTGGGAACCACTTTCCCTGGTAACAAAATCTAGACCTGGCGACAGAGGGACTTTGACAGGTTGCTTCAACtttccccttttcttctttactttTGAATCTTTAAACTTTGTACTGAATTCCATCTTCGGATCTAAGCCAGTGAAAAGATTTCCTTTAGGATTTGGCGTTTTAAATTCTACAAATGGCGACCCAGCGCCATCTTGCTTGCTTGTAAAACTAAACCCATCTGTCTTCTCAAGTCCACCAGTAGGTGGCACCCTGAAAGCATTCCAACCAGCCAATCTACTGGATGAGAAGACATGAGATGGTCCCGCAACTCCAATTGGTTGTGTATCAACTTTTGGCTGATCCATAGATGCATGAATACCACTTAAATCTTTACCCGGCGTTCctccttcaaaaataaattcagtgGGATCACCACAATCGTGGAATTTCTTATCACCCTTATTTACAGTTGGCATATCCTTTCTGGAGATTCGACAAGAAGAAAATCCCATGTTGGTTTGACCTGAAGATTCTACCTTCGCACTTCCAATTTTCAACTTGCACCCCATCTCGTGTGAAAGTGCACTCTCGCTCTCTCCACCAACATAACCACCAATGCTTTCCCTGCTTCCAAAGGCAAAACTATCCTTCTCATTGGTCTCATTATTAACATTGTTAGTGACTACATAGTCCTTTATGTTCAAATTCTTGATTTGATCAGGAAGGGCATTCTTTGCAGCAGCGGCAAACATTTCACTACCCTTTTCACTACTTTTAAATCCAAACTTTTTGATATCATCAGCTTGAAAACTACCACCACCATTAGTGGCATCTCCAGCCTCTTCAATATTCAATTTCTTCTCCAACTCATCTGGTGGCAGTGACTCCACATTTCTCCCAATAGAACTACCTACATTGTCACCGCTCCCAAACTTGCCATTAGCACTTAACTTAGACGCCCCATCTACAACCTTCTCCTTATCATCAATGCTCAACTTCTGCATGATCTCGTCAACACCATGACTCTTATTACCATcacttgcaaaaacaaaaccactCTTCTCGCTCACATCTACATTAGTTTCACTTCCAGTTCTCAAACTTTTCAATTCCTCTATAATTCCCTTGCCGGAATTCGAGTTAAACCCCATATTACTTGGACTAGCTCCAAACACAAACGCCTCAGTACCACCACTCCCAGAACCACCCGGTTCAACCCGACTCCTATCGGGTCGGAACTGATTGAAACCGAGCCCAACCCAGGTTTCTTCATTGGATTTAAAATTCTGGGGATTCGATTGCCTCCTAACTTTTGCCAATCTTGGCCTCGAAAGACCACCTTTAGTTGACGAGGACGATGATGATCGAGAGCTAAAGTTTGGATTTTGGTTACTAATTCGGGTTGAATTTGAGAACCcagaatttaaattatcaaaatttgaTGGGTTCATGCTGGTTTCTtgttttgattgagaattttttgaagctaaataacaataataatgagaTGCCGAGAGAGGAATGAGAAAGCTGACCGTTGGTGATATTGATGTTACTATTAGGATTTTGAATCGGAGTTCCAGAATCTAGCAACGCCGGTGACATGTCAATGCAGGAGTCATTAAATCAGACGGTGGAGAATAGGGTGGTGGGAACTTGAAGATCAAAGAGGTGACGTTGTTAGTGGAGAAAatgattgggttttttttctttttgtttgaacATACATAATTGCCAAttgggttaattaattaaaatgtttgcGTAGTAATAAATATCTTTTGGAGTTTAGCTTTGCTGTGTTTACTTGTCTTGAAGGAAATTCGAATGGGTTGGCCCTCCGCaagatatttttaagatattttttgtttttatattttaaaaatattttaaaaaattaatttttatatttttatatttcaaattaatttttttatattttcatatcattttaatttattaatattaaaaataatttttaaaaaataaaaacaaatattattttaataaatttgcaGTTCCTCATTGAGTGGAGGAGGAGATCACGTTCGGAGACCAATATATAAGAGAAGTGGTTGTCTTTCTTCAAGTGAGATCTCGGATCGAGAAACCAGCGCCGAAAGGCGCTTTTACACGGTATTTATCATGCACTTCGAGGACCTCGAagaatgttttcctttttttttcggttttgtagCTTTATACTCATCTGAAGCTATTCATTCTTCTGCCTTGAAAATtggaatttattattattaatttctatCTAggggattaattttaaaatttaataatttgattttttatttttaaaattaaattatataaaagttgtttttgatGAGATGTAGCGACTTAATTGATCTAAAAACAACCTTATTAGCCTATACAAGAATaccaaggatgaaattaaaaaaaaattaaagattaaattgataggaaaaaaaactctcGATTCAactatttactttttaaaattaaactacgTAGAAGTCGTTCTAACAATTCAATCAACTTGGctggttaaaaaaaacaatccggACAATCGttagaaaaaattaaggatgatattgaaaaaaattcaaaagaaattaaaagaaaaaaaaagaaatgaaaaagatggggactgaattttatatatatatatataaaaaaaaaacagagaagaagaagatgaagagaagCTTCACTGGATAACGAAACTccacaaaaaaaacttagtttgtATAGTAAAGAAGGTAAAATTTGGCAATTCAGAAGTCAGCAACCAAgtaaaacatcattgataaatCGCAGATGTACTTTTCTAATCTAGTTCGCCACTAATCTCAAAGACAAAACATACATGCATCAATGAGGGCACACTCTTCGACCACATTCATTCAGAGATTGGTCTAGTTGTCATCGTTGCAATACACACGCAGCCCCCAGAACTCGAAACTATAATAACTTTTGTAGCGATCCATTGTTACTCTAAGCTTTTGTACCTATGGTTCGAAGCTATAGATGACAAATACACTAATTATCATATTCTTATATGGACACATGCTCGTGGGTTCAaggtattctttttttttagtttaacgtgggtgtctgggccagcttgcccgcacctcgactaatcccacgggccctgaagttaacgaccatgtaaacctctagtggccatcatatgagcaaccacagggctcgaacctgagaccacagagggagcaaatctcttggtcccaaactccaCCACAGGGTTAAGGTATTCTTGAATACTAGGGTAAGACGTCTTCTTCTCAAGGAACAAGAAGATTTAATTCTCTTGCTcaaacctgaatattttttacatgGCCTTGCAAGACTCCCATCTCCTGCCTAAATTAACTTGGACATCGAAGAATCCCCATCCCTTTCAAGAGATTTTCTTTGTAGCTGTTCCAAGTGTCCAAACTCAATCTTTTATGCCTTCCAACCCATGTATATCAGTCTTGGAAGCATCGTAATTTCTATTAGAGGTTTTAACAACCTCATTAGGAAGCAATTTTGTAGATCCATATGAATTCTTCTTATATATTGTATACTTAccattattttcttgctttattatTAGATGAATTTTTATCTGCTCTTTCTTAATGTTACATGCTGTGTGCACAATCCATAGGCGTGTGTTATGGGGGAAACCGAACGCTTACAATTTGCCAGCAGAGAATGAAGTTGTGAGTCCCTATGAAGCGTATGGCATATGTAGGAAGAATCTCTTTGATGCCTTAATGGATGCACTTTACTCAGCTCTTGAGAAGGCAGGAGGGAGCTATTTGAAGATTGCTGTCTCAGAGAGTGGTTGGGCATCTGCTGGTGGAACTGTGGAAACAGCCGAAAGCGCAGACACATCTTATAGGAACTTGATCGATCATGTCAAGGGACTCCAAGGAGGTCTGGACAGGCTATGGAAATTTCTCAATGTTTGATGAGAACAGGAAGGAACTTGAAATTGAGTGACATTTCTGCCTATTTCTACCTGATAAACAGCCCAAGTATAGTATTGGCTTCAACTAatcgagaggaaaaaaatctgCTACGCAACTCTTTGCTGCATCAATACTATCATATGCAATATGCCTGGAATTTTCTACAGTTAATGATTTTAGTTCTGCCAGAACTTATAATCAAAAGTAATTCGCTCCATGTGTTCTCCTTTGATAAGAAACTTAAATGCTACAAATGATTAACCACAATTCACATCCAAAATCTGTATTCAATCCGACGTTTCACTGCTACCGAAGTAGGATTCAACTCTCCAACGAATCAAAAGTTCAAATACAGGAATTAGTAAATAGCCAAATATAACTGAAATCAAATCATCAGTTTAGAATTCAGCCATGACTAGTATTATATTTCGCTAACATGCCATGTTATCCCCTAACAAAAGAGAAGTGTAGTCCTTTGAAAAGTAAACCTAACACAATGTTGACAGCTTCCAAACAAAGTTACTAAACATATGTTGGAAGATTTAAGTTATGAGTTAGTGAgctaagattaattaaaataatattattttaattaaaaaatatatattttttttaaaaaaaatcaaagcagatATTGATTGGGAGAATTAGTTCCCAAGTTAATTACAGGGTCATATGATTTACTGGATCAACTCTACCTCGGTTTTTTTAAACCCGGCTTGGCCAGGATACACTTCCACCTGCCAAGACCAGCAGGGAAGACTTAGTCTCATTCAATAAATTACAACactgttgaaattttttttttttgtgttcataTCATTGATTTTGCATTCTTCGTACTTCCTTAAGTTGAAACGACACTAATCAATTCTTGTATGATAAGTAAGCAAGAAAGGAAAATAGATAAAACTAGATTATGTTCAGATCATGAAACTGGAATAATTTCATAGAATGCAAACCGAAATAAaatatgaagtctaattctcactcaatctaatattgaatgataaatttcaacttaaaaaaaaaaaaaaaaaaacttaagtccaCCGGCCTAATCTCTGACCTCAATCATAAGACTGTGAcatatctataaaaaacaaatagaaagaaTTATACatctcaattcttaatcaactcaatttcgaaggattaaattgaaaaaataatcaaattaaaaaagaacaaaaaattatttgagtcaACACGGGTTAACCTGCTAAACTTAGGTCAGAAtgggataactccatagaaagtaaagaaaaaataattttaaagttcgattctcaatcaaaccaatgttaaataataaaatttcaaaaaaattaattaattaagaaatagataaaaaaatgacccgGGTCAACACGACAGCAAAACTCgcaactcgagtcatgagaccggtataacttcatagaaaacaaatcaaaataaattataaaacttcatagaaaacaaatcaaagtaaattatgaatttctttACCCAGCAAACCCAATATTGTTGAacgatgaaataaattaaaacaaaaggaatccTGAGAAATTTTGAAGaacaaggtgaaaaaaaaaaaaaaaaaaaaaaaaaacttagcttCCAACTGTTTGTTGCTATAGTGATAATTAGCCAAGCTCTTGTAGTATATGTGAATTTCCAACTGAAagaataaagtaaaaaacaaagaaatgaaaaaaaatccatgaactACCTAACTTGCAttacttcaaaataaatatcgagtaatgaaaaaaaaaaaaaaagagtattgaATTACGTCTCTCATGATAGTCCTTACTCCTTACATAAAAATTTTGCGTTTTGAAAACCTCCATACATCTTAATGGATGCGAGTGGACGTGTGTTTCATGTTAGGTTAGTGAGATGGAAGTTAAAACGACAGAAGGGAAGCGTAgctgatttatttctttttctgcaAATACTATGAGAGTTGAATATTCTAGGAGGCATCTTGGCAGCATAAACGATAGAATACCGTGTCTTACAGCTAGATGGGTGGAGACATCTTGTTAGCTAGGAACCAAATTGCTTGCCGGTTTCATGAGATTTGTCATGACTAACCAGGTACGTGAATGAGTTCGTTAGTTAGACTGGTGGAAATCGATAAGCTCATCTGACCTCCAGTTCTAGTTACTTGGCTTGCTGAGATGAAGCGTATCGGTATGGCCAGTTGACTAGATTGTTCTGCAGCTAGCATGCTCACTAATTCCCATATTCTGGAACTTGGATCGTTGAATTTAGACACCTATCTTCAAGTTAGGCTGCTAGAAATATTGTCTGGACACCAGACCGCAGAATTTTCAAGAGGAAAGCCAGAATTAATGAAGACAAAGACGTTGTAGAAAGTTAGGCATTCCATCAATCAAGGCAGACGGAACGATATTGAccttttcacatttttttacgTGTCATCACCATCTTTCAGTCCGCCTTGCCTTGCTGAGAGGGCAAGAAGTCCTTACTGATAGTAGAGCTAGGACCTCAACTCTGAACTTAATATCATCGCCATTGCTTATCccacctataaatagaggtgcgAGGAAATGGGAGGTTATTCATCTAGACTGCAAAGTTCTACAATGAACACATTCATGGCTACGACTATCTTGCTGCTTTTTGGTTTGATGATTTCTCGCCTAACACTTTCAGGTATGTGTATATGCAAATTTGTTTGTTCACAAGATGATAATTTTTAGGTAGTATTTGGCTTAAttatcatctatatatataatggctTGGATGTGCTAGAGATCAAGCTCCATCTTTGTTTGCAAGGATCCACGGAAGTGAGCATCGTGTTCAATTCTTGCACTAATTAAGGGCCTAAGGTCTTTGATATTGTCCATTGAAGTAACATCCAggacaaagataaaaaaaaaattaatagaaaatctCCAAGGTTGTATCCTTATATCACATATAATGTCAGTTATTGAGCTCTTGATCTTGCCAGGCTCCTCACTTGACTCTGAAGATAGTCATAAACTTAAAGTCTGTTGTAAGAGGAGTAGTCAATGGACTAGGTTGGTAGCATTGATTT is a window encoding:
- the LOC18095066 gene encoding uncharacterized protein LOC18095066 isoform X6 — encoded protein: MNPSNFDNLNSGFSNSTRISNQNPNFSSRSSSSSSTKGGLSRPRLAKVRRQSNPQNFKSNEETWVGLGFNQFRPDRSRVEPGGSGSGGTEAFVFGASPSNMGFNSNSGKGIIEELKSLRTGSETNVDVSEKSGFVFASDGNKSHGVDEIMQKLSIDDKEKVVDGASKLSANGKFGSGDNVGSSIGRNVESLPPDELEKKLNIEEAGDATNGGGSFQADDIKKFGFKSSEKGSEMFAAAAKNALPDQIKNLNIKDYVVTNNVNNETNEKDSFAFGSRESIGGYVGGESESALSHEMGCKLKIGSAKVESSGQTNMGFSSCRISRKDMPTVNKGDKKFHDCGDPTEFIFEGGTPGKDLSGIHASMDQPKVDTQPIGVAGPSHVFSSSRLAGWNAFRVPPTGGLEKTDGFSFTSKQDGAGSPFVEFKTPNPKGNLFTGLDPKMEFSTKFKDSKVKKKRGKLKQPVKVPLSPGLDFVTRESGSQEIPEASESYSPMDISPYQETLSDARNSRETSVTSEESFALDSQHASTDSQPTVLNDAIDEDLVVAAHRMDINEEDMKCRETKEENSENCFDKGIGAENHMEDSVSGAETESLKSANEEIDSINDVIVTSAESEASSSTNLDSDLSTQFFSAVSSEDTVNSGFTFAASSTAQVSPKHHHKKNNLVRADNDSFNSSATSKGSYASSSLQFTPFSGSSSPLSPVRSKKAGLSAPSHVVGDNGELLKGLEINQGSVSASVAAQEACEKWRLRGNQAYKNGDLSKAEDCYTQGVNCVSKSETSVSFLRALMLCYSNRAATRMSLGRMRDALGDCKMAAAIDPNFIRVQVRAANCYLALGDVEGAVQYFKKCLQFGIDACVDRKISVEASDGLQKAQKVSECMQHSAELLKRGAPNDAESALHVIAEGLLISSCSEKLLEMKAESLFMLRKYEDVIQLCEHTFDSAKKNSPPLHADYHVENIGPELTKDTSFMIWRCCLIFKSYFHLGRLEEAIGSLEKQVEPPSTATSSLSRIGIETQESLVLLAATVHELIRHKAAGNEAFQAGKHSEAIEHYSAALSRKIESRPFAAICFCNRAAAYKALGQITDATADCSLAIALDGNYLKAISRRATLYEMIRDYGQAARDLQKLVAVLTKQVEEKTKQFGHSDRTTNLANDLRQARLRLSTIEEAARKEVPLNMYLILGIEPSASASEVKKAYRKAALRHHPDKAGHSLARSDNGDDSLWKEIGEEVHKDTDRLFKMIGEAYAMLSDPAKRAQYDLEVMRNDLKKQSGSSTYRTHTDAPNYPFERSSSRRQWKEGWRPYGRY
- the LOC18095066 gene encoding uncharacterized protein LOC18095066 isoform X4, encoding MNPSNFDNLNSGFSNSTRISNQNPNFSSRSSSSSSTKGGLSRPRLAKVRRQSNPQNFKSNEETWVGLGFNQFRPDRSRVEPGGSGSGGTEAFVFGASPSNMGFNSNSGKGIIEELKSLRTGSETNVDVSEKSGFVFASDGNKSHGVDEIMQKLSIDDKEKVVDGASKLSANGKFGSGDNVGSSIGRNVESLPPDELEKKLNIEEAGDATNGGGSFQADDIKKFGFKSSEKGSEMFAAAAKNALPDQIKNLNIKDYVVTNNVNNETNEKDSFAFGSRESIGGYVGGESESALSHEMGCKLKIGSAKVESSGQTNMGFSSCRISRKDMPTVNKGDKKFHDCGDPTEFIFEGGTPGKDLSGIHASMDQPKVDTQPIGVAGPSHVFSSSRLAGWNAFRVPPTGGLEKTDGFSFTSKQDGAGSPFVEFKTPNPKGNLFTGLDPKMEFSTKFKDSKVKKKRGKLKQPVKVPLSPGLDFVTRESGSQEIPEASESYSPMDISPYQETLSDARNSRETSVTSEESFALDSQHASTDSQPTVLNDAIDEDLVVAAHRMDINEEDMKCRETKEENSENCFDKGIGAENHMEDSVSGAETESLKSANEEIDSINDVIVTSAESEASSSTNLDSDLSTQFFSAVSSEDTVNSGFTFAASSTAQVSPKHHHKKNNLVRADNDSFNSSATSKGSYASSSLQFTPFSGSSSPLSPVRSKKAGLSAPSHVVGDNGELLKGLEINQGSVSASVAAQEACEKWRLRGNQAYKNGDLSKAEDCYTQGVNCVSKSETSVSFLRALMLCYSNRAATRMSLGRMRDALGDCKMAAAIDPNFIRVQVRAANCYLALGDVEGAVQYFKKCLQFGIDACVDRKISVEASDGLQKAQKVSECMQHSAELLKRGAPNDAESALHVIAEGLLISSCSEKLLEMKAESLFMQLRKYEDVIQLCEHTFDSAKKNSPPLHADYHVENIGPELTKDTSFMIWRCCLIFKSYFHLGRLEEAIGSLEKQVEPPSTATRIGIETQESLVLLAATVHELIRHKLQAAGNEAFQAGKHSEAIEHYSAALSRKIESRPFAAICFCNRAAAYKALGQITDATADCSLAIALDGNYLKAISRRATLYEMIRDYGQAARDLQKLVAVLTKQVEEKTKQFGHSDRTTNLANDLRQARLRLSTIEEAARKEVPLNMYLILGIEPSASASEVKKAYRKAALRHHPDKAGHSLARSDNGDDSLWKEIGEEVHKDTDRLFKMIGEAYAMLSDPAKRAQYDLEVMRNDLKKQSGSSTYRTHTDAPNYPFERSSSRRQWKEGWRPYGRY
- the LOC18095066 gene encoding uncharacterized protein LOC18095066 isoform X2, giving the protein MNPSNFDNLNSGFSNSTRISNQNPNFSSRSSSSSSTKGGLSRPRLAKVRRQSNPQNFKSNEETWVGLGFNQFRPDRSRVEPGGSGSGGTEAFVFGASPSNMGFNSNSGKGIIEELKSLRTGSETNVDVSEKSGFVFASDGNKSHGVDEIMQKLSIDDKEKVVDGASKLSANGKFGSGDNVGSSIGRNVESLPPDELEKKLNIEEAGDATNGGGSFQADDIKKFGFKSSEKGSEMFAAAAKNALPDQIKNLNIKDYVVTNNVNNETNEKDSFAFGSRESIGGYVGGESESALSHEMGCKLKIGSAKVESSGQTNMGFSSCRISRKDMPTVNKGDKKFHDCGDPTEFIFEGGTPGKDLSGIHASMDQPKVDTQPIGVAGPSHVFSSSRLAGWNAFRVPPTGGLEKTDGFSFTSKQDGAGSPFVEFKTPNPKGNLFTGLDPKMEFSTKFKDSKVKKKRGKLKQPVKVPLSPGLDFVTRESGSQEIPEASESYSPMDISPYQETLSDARNSRETSVTSEESFALDSQHASTDSQPTVLNDAIDEDLVVAAHRMDINEEDMKCRETKEENSENCFDKGIGAENHMEDSVSGAETESLKSANEEIDSINDVIVTSAESEASSSTNLDSDLSTQFFSAVSSEDTVNSGFTFAASSTAQVSPKHHHKKNNLVRADNDSFNSSATSKGSYASSSLQFTPFSGSSSPLSPVRSKKAGLSAPSHVVGDNGELLKGLEINQGSVSASVAAQEACEKWRLRGNQAYKNGDLSKAEDCYTQGVNCVSKSETSVSFLRALMLCYSNRAATRMSLGRMRDALGDCKMAAAIDPNFIRVQVRAANCYLALGDVEGAVQYFKKCLQFGIDACVDRKISVEASDGLQKAQKVSECMQHSAELLKRGAPNDAESALHVIAEGLLISSCSEKLLEMKAESLFMLRKYEDVIQLCEHTFDSAKKNSPPLHADYHVENIGPELTKDTSFMIWRCCLIFKSYFHLGRLEEAIGSLEKQVEPPSTATSSLSRIGIETQESLVLLAATVHELIRHKLQAAGNEAFQAGKHSEAIEHYSAALSRKIESRPFAAICFCNRAAAYKALGQITDATADCSLAIALDGNYLKAISRRATLYEMIRDYGQAARDLQKLVAVLTKQVEEKTKQFGHSDRTTNLANDLRQARLRLSTIEEAARKEVPLNMYLILGIEPSASASEVKKAYRKAALRHHPDKAGHSLARSDNGDDSLWKEIGEEVHKDTDRLFKMIGEAYAMLSDPAKRAQYDLEVMRNDLKKQSGSSTYRTHTDAPNYPFERSSSRRQWKEGWRPYGRY
- the LOC18095066 gene encoding uncharacterized protein LOC18095066 isoform X3, which translates into the protein MNPSNFDNLNSGFSNSTRISNQNPNFSSRSSSSSSTKGGLSRPRLAKVRRQSNPQNFKSNEETWVGLGFNQFRPDRSRVEPGGSGSGGTEAFVFGASPSNMGFNSNSGKGIIEELKSLRTGSETNVDVSEKSGFVFASDGNKSHGVDEIMQKLSIDDKEKVVDGASKLSANGKFGSGDNVGSSIGRNVESLPPDELEKKLNIEEAGDATNGGGSFQADDIKKFGFKSSEKGSEMFAAAAKNALPDQIKNLNIKDYVVTNNVNNETNEKDSFAFGSRESIGGYVGGESESALSHEMGCKLKIGSAKVESSGQTNMGFSSCRISRKDMPTVNKGDKKFHDCGDPTEFIFEGGTPGKDLSGIHASMDQPKVDTQPIGVAGPSHVFSSSRLAGWNAFRVPPTGGLEKTDGFSFTSKQDGAGSPFVEFKTPNPKGNLFTGLDPKMEFSTKFKDSKVKKKRGKLKQPVKVPLSPGLDFVTRESGSQEIPEASESYSPMDISPYQETLSDARNSRETSVTSEESFALDSQHASTDSQPTVLNDAIDEDLVVAAHRMDINEEDMKCRETKEENSENCFDKGIGAENHMEDSVSGAETESLKSANEEIDSINDVIVTSAESEASSSTNLDSDLSTQFFSAVSSEDTVNSGFTFAASSTAQVSPKHHHKKNNLVRADNDSFNSSATSKGSYASSSLQFTPFSGSSSPLSPVRSKKAGLSAPSHVVGDNGELLKGLEINQGSVSASVAAQEACEKWRLRGNQAYKNGDLSKAEDCYTQGVNCVSKSETSVSFLRALMLCYSNRAATRMSLGRMRDALGDCKMAAAIDPNFIRVQVRAANCYLALGDVEGAVQYFKKCLQFGIDACVDRKISVEASDGLQKAQKVSECMQHSAELLKRGAPNDAESALHVIAEGLLISSCSEKLLEMKAESLFMQLRKYEDVIQLCEHTFDSAKKNSPPLHADYHVENIGPELTKDTSFMIWRCCLIFKSYFHLGRLEEAIGSLEKQVEPPSTATSSLSRIGIETQESLVLLAATVHELIRHKAAGNEAFQAGKHSEAIEHYSAALSRKIESRPFAAICFCNRAAAYKALGQITDATADCSLAIALDGNYLKAISRRATLYEMIRDYGQAARDLQKLVAVLTKQVEEKTKQFGHSDRTTNLANDLRQARLRLSTIEEAARKEVPLNMYLILGIEPSASASEVKKAYRKAALRHHPDKAGHSLARSDNGDDSLWKEIGEEVHKDTDRLFKMIGEAYAMLSDPAKRAQYDLEVMRNDLKKQSGSSTYRTHTDAPNYPFERSSSRRQWKEGWRPYGRY